The proteins below come from a single Kosakonia sp. SMBL-WEM22 genomic window:
- a CDS encoding 4'-phosphopantetheinyl transferase superfamily protein → MLTPLTHYALPPFISYLEMGAMKAVPQLTYCQIRFDRHAWRDDLFAHYAIPFPPRLHTAGVKRRAEYLAARYGAKLLLAHHGCEASVGAAADRAPVWPAGWCGSLSHTDDRAIAIIARSGAGLAPGIDIEMLAPETMRETADMFTSAQEQALIAACPLPYETGLLLAFSVKESLFKALYPEVQRFFDFDAARVCQIDTATQRITLELTQTLTAGRTQGNQLTGYYSLAEDHLITLIV, encoded by the coding sequence ATGTTGACTCCACTTACCCATTACGCACTGCCGCCTTTTATCTCATATCTTGAGATGGGCGCGATGAAGGCCGTACCACAACTCACCTACTGCCAGATCCGTTTTGATCGCCACGCCTGGCGGGACGACCTGTTTGCTCACTACGCGATCCCGTTTCCTCCGCGTCTGCATACGGCGGGTGTAAAGCGTCGGGCAGAGTACCTGGCCGCGCGCTACGGCGCAAAGCTGCTGCTTGCGCACCACGGCTGTGAGGCCAGCGTTGGCGCAGCGGCGGATCGTGCGCCCGTCTGGCCTGCGGGCTGGTGCGGCAGCCTTTCCCATACCGATGACCGGGCGATAGCCATTATCGCGCGCAGCGGTGCAGGCCTGGCGCCGGGGATTGATATTGAAATGCTGGCACCCGAAACGATGCGCGAAACCGCCGATATGTTCACCTCGGCGCAAGAGCAGGCGCTAATCGCGGCCTGCCCTTTGCCTTATGAGACTGGGCTACTGCTCGCCTTCTCTGTCAAAGAGAGCCTGTTCAAAGCCCTTTATCCCGAAGTGCAGCGCTTCTTTGATTTCGATGCCGCGCGGGTTTGCCAGATTGATACCGCAACCCAACGCATTACCCTTGAACTGACGCAAACCCTGACGGCGGGAAGAACTCAGGGGAACCAGCTAACGGGTTACTACTCTCTCGCAGAGGATCACCTCATCACGCTAATTGTCTGA
- a CDS encoding CDP-archaeol synthase, producing the protein MDNLSLWSLWQLLLPVFIAGCVHMALVTYNALPWLAVPLNARLFGRNKTWRGVVVVPLISMLVAPLCLANVAGDAWLLGAATGLGYMLGELPNSALKRALGIAPGTLPARGRWLFIFFDQADSGIGVALTCGWLLALNVYQVVILLVLFILSVPAIKLTLFSLGLKKSRF; encoded by the coding sequence ATGGATAACCTCTCCCTGTGGTCGCTCTGGCAACTGCTGCTGCCGGTGTTTATTGCCGGTTGCGTGCATATGGCGTTGGTGACCTACAACGCGCTCCCCTGGCTTGCGGTTCCGCTCAACGCGCGGCTGTTTGGGCGCAACAAGACCTGGCGAGGCGTCGTGGTGGTACCGCTTATTAGCATGCTGGTGGCGCCACTCTGCCTGGCAAACGTGGCGGGTGACGCCTGGCTGCTGGGGGCGGCGACGGGGCTTGGATATATGCTTGGCGAGCTGCCAAACTCGGCGCTGAAACGGGCGCTGGGGATTGCGCCAGGGACGCTACCAGCACGCGGTCGGTGGCTGTTTATCTTTTTCGATCAGGCGGACTCCGGCATCGGTGTGGCGCTGACATGCGGCTGGCTGCTGGCGCTGAATGTGTACCAGGTTGTCATTCTGTTGGTGCTCTTTATCCTCAGCGTACCGGCCATTAAGTTAACGCTTTTTTCGCTCGGGCTAAAAAAGAGCCGCTTTTAA